The window AAGAAAATATTTCCTTTTAATGAACTTTTTGTCCAAGGGTAAGAGGGATATGAAAACCGTATGTTGGATTTTTTATCTATTAAAGTGATTCATATTTTTTAGAACCTATCCTTTTTATTTTCATTCTAAAAGGCTATTTTGCAAAGATTGTGGCTTTTCTAATAGGAATATCTCCCCTGGTTTGTATGACTTCGTGCTCGATTTCTAATGAAAAGTTCTTTATTTCTAGATAAAAAGTAAGAAACCAGTAGAAAAAACTTTACTGGCTGTTTTTTTGTGCCTATAGCAACAAAGTAAACGAAATGAGCCTTCAAAAAAAGCATACAGGTGATGTTTTCTAGTATTTCTATTTATTCACCACTTTAAGTTCTTTCAGCACCTGAAAGAATTGGATCATTAAATTATTTGTTTACCCCTCATTTTTTCTAAGGTATAATTCAACAAGTGTTTTGATTATCCAAAATTAGACAGACTATTCCCTTGAGAATTATTGTGTTTATTCAATACAACAGCCATATCAGAACGCTAGTCAATTGGTAAGCTGTCGTTTAATAAATTTCTTTGAAATGAGTTAAATCATAGCTTTTCGAATACTCTTCTTCTAAATGTCTTTAAATAAGGCTCTTTTCGTATACATTGTGGCTAAATCATCTGATTTTTGATTAAATCGCCCATATCATTGTTATTTCCATCAAAAATAGACGAAATGATGCCCGAAACAAAGCTATATCCCCGTTTATAGACTGGTTCGAAAAGCAACAAATTTTGTGAAAACAGCCTTATAAAAAGAAGAGCATCGGAAAGATTTAAATAGTTTCATACTACATAATAAGGAAATACACAGAAATCAATGATTTTTGTATATTTCCATTCGTTGTTAATATTGAACTTAGGGGCCCTTTTATAGAAATGCATTTTGTCTAAATCTTAAAAATTATAAATCCTTTGATTTTGGTAGCAAATGACTGTTGAAATCTGATGAAGTTTGAAATGCAAACGTAGTGGCGTTTTCACTATGCTGTAAAGATGATAATGATTCAAATGCAATTCATATATATTTGATTATACCAATTAAAGAGATGATGAAATTTAGCGAATAGGAAGGAAATTCATGTCACTTTGTCGTAAAAGTTAACTAGAGTCTAATAGTATAGGAGGGGGCCTTTATGAGTATACATATTCGTCCTGTGCAGCAAGCAGACGCAGAAAGAATTTATTTTATTATGACCCAAGAAGGCGTGATGCCGACGATCATTTCAACGCCGAGCATGCGCTTACAAGACATGGAGAAAAACTTAAATCAATTAGGGGAGCATCAGCATCAGTTTGTTGCGGAAAGTGACGGAATTGTCGTCGGATTTGTCGGTCTTACTCGGAGCAAAGGAAGACGGAACCATAGTGCAAGTTTATTTTTATTAGTGGATGAACAAAAGCATGGAATTGGAATCGGTAGAAAATTAATGGAGAAAGTGATCGATTTAGCAGACAATTGGCTGATGCTCGAACGGTTAGAATTGACGGTTGTAGCGGGAAATGAAAGGGCTAAGAAGCTTTACGAACATCTTGGGTTTATTCAAGAGGGGGTTCATAGAGGAACTTTGATTCAGTATGGTACTTTTGTTGATGAGGTGTCTATGGCCCGAATTAGACCAGGTGGCTTGATAACAATTTCATAGGATAAGGGAGTTTGATCAAAATGAGGGAACTACAAACCAATAGATTAGTATTAAGAGAAATTACGGAAGAAGATGCAGAAGCACTTTTTCTCTATTTTTCACAAGATGTTGCGATGAAATTTTATGGTCAAAATCCATTTCAACACCTCGATCAAGCTGTTCGATTAACAAGAGCCATGAAAAATGCAGAAATAGAAAAGAAAGCGTTCCGATGGGGGATGGAGTCTAAGGAAACAGGTAAACTTATCGGCACGATTGGATTTAACCAGTATCAACCGTGGAATAATAAAGCCGAAATAGGTTATGACCTTAATCCGGAATACTGGCGAAAGGGATATACAGAA of the Bacillus sp. 2205SS5-2 genome contains:
- a CDS encoding GNAT family N-acetyltransferase, coding for MSIHIRPVQQADAERIYFIMTQEGVMPTIISTPSMRLQDMEKNLNQLGEHQHQFVAESDGIVVGFVGLTRSKGRRNHSASLFLLVDEQKHGIGIGRKLMEKVIDLADNWLMLERLELTVVAGNERAKKLYEHLGFIQEGVHRGTLIQYGTFVDEVSMARIRPGGLITIS
- a CDS encoding GNAT family N-acetyltransferase; the protein is MRELQTNRLVLREITEEDAEALFLYFSQDVAMKFYGQNPFQHLDQAVRLTRAMKNAEIEKKAFRWGMESKETGKLIGTIGFNQYQPWNNKAEIGYDLNPEYWRKGYTEEALRAILSYGFEELDLHRIGATVFLENEPSYKLLEKLGFSREGVLRDYLYSYESFHDVFMYSLLKWEWS